DNA sequence from the Lycium barbarum isolate Lr01 chromosome 5, ASM1917538v2, whole genome shotgun sequence genome:
ggcaattgcgaaatcaagagggaatattgacccattggcatccatacctactgcaattaggagcttgatgtcatatcggccatatacatatgtcccatctatcgatatcacattccggcagtgagcaaaaccatcaatacttggtttgaatgcccaaaagacgaagtcgaaaattctgccctctaaaagcagccactgtacaacagtgccaagattagcatgttgtagagcctccatataccccggcaacgcccgaaaagaggattcccaagttccaaagatcatctcaaaagcACATCTACGCCCAagaaatccctttctcttgcttatggttttaccatatttggagtggaccatgctaatacaagttttgatgggtatcctgcataagtttaaacaaacaatatttaacaatgatattttaattaCTATAAGATATATAATTTACTAGGTCAgataagttaccttggagttttctcaatgtctttaagtaacacatgagcaatcaggtttatatctaaattaaaatgatctgctcgacTTTGTCCTATATGACAAGTGTGCTTTGGGTAAAATTTTGTGATTTCCTACAGACCaccaggcttaacaattccccgaagtaACCATCGACAGCCTTGAGTCTTTCGCTTACAAACCAGCCTCCATACCGATTTgtttgagtcatcaaccttaaactccctcatatccTTTATACGATAACTTTTGACAGCCCATTGCAACGCCTTTTTAGATGCGAACAtcattccctttgcaaggacgCATTCAACAGTCATGAGATTTTTTGGTTCAATCTACGTTTTTTGGCGAATTTGATCATCATCTCTTGTGAAAACAAATGCATCCTCACGACCTTGTagactgtcaagatatggaataCAATCAGAATGCCACTGCATTGAGCTGTCAGGAATTGGGTTTTCCGCCATCGGAGGTGGTACGTGGCGGTGAGTTGGTTCTGGTTTGTTCGGGGGACTAAAATGCGTATCTGCTTCATCCCTTTCACTagcttcatcatcggttacctctgcattattagttgattcatcgccatcactctctgatgtatccacataacttggacaatcagcgccatctaagaaaggcctcctcCTACACGATAAAAACCATATATTAAATTccaaattcaaatatatatatatatatatatatatatatggtgtggAGAATCATCACCTCCACCAAACTGAGAGGACTGCCCGACATCCACAGTTGGTACCACTGGtgagttttgataataatcagctgcaccgaactgagaattattataaCAATTAGCTCCGCTGAACTGATAGTTTTGATAATAATGAGCTGCTccactaagagcctgtttggatgggcttatggctttaagctgaaaacagcttataagtcaaaaaaaataagttggggtagcccaacttattttttttggcttataagttgttttcagcttataagctgctttagataagttaagtcaaattgactcaattatttttttgagcttattttaaacacaaaatgactttaagctggtcagccaaacactcaaaaaagctaaaaacagcttataagccaacttataagccaatccaaacgggctctaaattgaGATGATTGCTCAATATTACTCGTATTAGGTCTATATCccctacaaagatttaaaaatggttatttatcaatacatacaataaaaacgtgctactacacaaaataataatataagaatgcatatttaccaaaTTTGATTAAATTGTTGGGTTATATTTTCCAGCGGCACCTGGCCACTCAAATGTCCCCGTAAGAACTAATATCTCCATAAGTGTTAACTTGACTGGGTTGTTCTTGAGGGACCTCTcggggtatcttttcaacatacatttcAAAAACATTAATGGCGACTAAATGTTTATATTCTTCTGGCACATTCAAATAATCTCtcaaagaatcatcatcattgatataatgcataccataaagcactataccatgggaaactgattgtggatatgttatatcccacattcttgcgtatttggataattcgagataatggcgaaaggtcaagagcaagactataattttgaccttgttgggtgcataagttgtttatgaaaattttgaagtgggaatattaagaaaggtcaagggtataaagggaaaattcgcaatatgactcgtggaaatataaggaggacgaagggcaaatttggaatttgaaaaataatttttcatgaattgcaaaaaaaaaaaaaaaaaaaaaggtgggcttggtaatgggccatgtttggccatccacttcttggtgggcttaagcccacatggagTTTAATGAACCacataaaagatgacaaagtcatcttatttttccataacttcctagaagtttcaagaagcaagagcaaaagaaaagaaggagaaaaactccAAGGACCATTCGGccccttggagaaaaaaaaaaaaaaaatcttcctaGCCAAACAATTCATCAAAAGGTTCTTAGCAAGTTGaaggggttgttggaacaagaaaaacccataatcatacaagttgccaattttaatcaagtggagaagtggagaaaaaggtaaggtctaactcttttcttatatgttatggatgattttgtgtgttgtagcatgtaaaagtggatgaaaatcatggaagagaaaaaccatgttgtggccgtgaggtgtgaaatatgtgtgtgtgtggaaatcatgttttaattattttatttagtggatAGTTGTGGTTATAAAGAAtactatgttaataatggaagttggatgattctagtgaagttgtagccatgtgtgcatgatgttggccgtgagttgtatatcacatgtatagtcgtgtatatttggtgaattatgaaggaatggtggGCAAGTTTTgattagtatgttggttgttgtgttgtggattccatattgctaataaaaagcttaatgatcttggagaaattatggtagttggagacttgtggttgaagtttatgtaaattgaatattatgttcttacatgtatggaagataatgatattagtatggtgttgttggaatatacattataaggttgttattgctTTTATTGGAGtaggaaggttttgaaagaagtagtaaattgattaagttgttataatgtatcttggattgaatatgaaaattgttagtgtggttgttgaaattatgttgatagtttggccgggttgaattcccgggattttTGTTGAttggaattggccaagttgaacttggtgggatggagtatttacaagggaagtgctgccgaaatttcggtagccaagtattatcttaagattccaattctaaatgatctaaccaaagtttggtaaatgtgaccaatttgtagatttcggcggatttgcaacttgaatttgggatagcataaggagcggaaagaggtatgtaaggcttcacccttccttctatggcatgccttaggcatactaggttggatacgagcctcggggacaactccattccccggaatccgcacctaaagtttcccctttttcattcagtagaattgaactagaaattgtgtaaaatgttggaaaaccttcctaaacatctagaacttgcataaatatgacccgactacctcaAGACCCctacaagtgacgtcatgaaatataatgtacgtaaatttggtacgccgcctcatttgacccgaggtgggcccattgttcccggatactccctattgctccgtttgacttattttggaggagaatccaaaggaaacttttgatccttggtccgattatcaaacgataagtactgcacgattctaatggaaatatgtatatgacgaccatgataacgatgatgctaaggaagagaatacgtctatgataagtatgacaagaatgattctatgactgagagtcttaagctaaggacccaatatgaatatgaaagtatcaaactagttcttgattttaattctattccttaggtATGATACCATCCTCTAAAGGTTCCAAAGCacatgaattgatttctatgacatccatgatttcattttatgtttcttttaacactattctccgttggtagtctcgccttaaaatactcgttccttcaaggtgagacaaagcgatcacgattgttccataacgtaatcggaggtcaccgaccttacgtcaatccgatggctatatgattttatTTGGGCCCTCCTGCatacttatatgacatatgtatatgcgatatgaatgtgtacatggggtgggggaaaggatacatggggaatgggaagggaaacatgtttcattgccacctgatcagctggcttatcatcctggacgcgggatgcccggacgcgggatatatgggcgagccgatgtatttcggtgctatgtgggcgagccgacattgttcggtgctactATATTgcatgatatactatgatatgctatgacatgatacgatgtgaaataagctctattttctatgaatatgaaaaagaaatgttttcaaaagacggacaggcatgcatggtatccggcctgaaaaaaAATTATTCCGATGTACAGATTACTTTCtcgtctcattatatgtcctatgaccctatgatattgataatcatactctatgtttcTGTTGTATTAtcttctatgctttacatactcggtacactatttgtactgacgtcccttcttgtggacgctgcgtttcatgccgcgcaggtcagcaggtagacggacctgattcctaggagttctatcagcagtaagtggcagcgctccagttgtcccggagcctcagtcccttggtactattttgtgtatatattcgggcacggcagtactcggcccttcctatgtatatgtgtactatgtttagaggctcgtagacagatatgtacagttagatgttttgtacttttgatggtcctcgttgttgtataaagtgcaaaccgagtttgttagcctatgtttataactatgctactagtgttaatggtaagtagaacagaaaaaaaaatatggtgcagttcatacggcccacttagtaataagaatacgatatgagatagggggtgctcggtacaagtatcgggtacccgtcgcggccctagttgagTCGTGACAGGATATCTGCCTGTTATAGAAATTTCATACTTATCTGGACTAATGTTCATTTTTTCATGTATGtaagtgactagtgattcataagacatttTGAGTGGACATTTAACATGAACTTTTGGTCTTTTATTGTAACGAACTGTACTATTGTCATCAAGGATAATACCATCCCAATATAGTGAAACCCTAACTGATGGAATACCTTGAGCCATTTTTTGTATGAagtttgatttatttattttttgaatgacttaagagaggtttttttttgaatgacttaagagacttaaacttatgaaattgatgagtttttacctcgtccaacattcttcttaaataTATTCATATTGACCCTTATTGCGCGTTGAAATGTTGCGCAATAGTCACTCTTTTCGTCATTTcatgcattgtattgtcaaatcggtcctttatgtgtgataaaaaaactgaaattgacATGCATGGCGTATAGTCAAATCAAGCATGGGGTATAAATACACTTGTATTGTGCAttgaaatgttgcgcaatatgaaTTAATGTCTAATAAAATGGTCAAATAATGCatcattgtattgtcaaatcggttcTTCATGTGTtataaaaaaactgaaattgacATGCATGATGTATTGCCAAATTGatcctttatgtgtcataaaaaaactgaaattggcatgcatgatgtattATCAAATCGGTCATTTATGTGTCATTaaaaaactgaaattggcatgcatgatgtattgtcaaatcaGTCTTTTATGTGAGATAAAAAAgatgaaattggcatgcatggcTTGTAGTTAAATCAAGCATGGGGTGTAAATACAagtttacaacccctaaaacttaaagataacaagttttcaaacttacttcgaggcactttacaacATCTAAAACGACGATCAAAACATATATgaatacttgatgtaatgagccgacattattttacgctaaaaaaatattaagttttatataaaatatttatattccggtgttttgaaacgtgactaatcttcagCCAAAATACgaaaaaaagcttaattttgagtttgatttccaaagaacaaAAGTTGAGGTCGGGAAAACGAGGATTTCACGCACAGATAAGGACCAAAGTTTAAATGTACACTTTAGCCCTTTCATGCACAGATTCTGTACGGAAAGCCTAGtttgattttttgtttttttaaaaggttAGTTTAGTTTCAAACGTTAATTCCGGACTCACCGTCTTATAAATCTGAAGGAACGGAAAACAcattttgttgttgatgttgcttGTTTTAAACAGTTTCTGAAACTTCGTAGAGCCATAATCTATGATCGGGGCGGAGCTAGCCTTTTAATTACATGTTCAGCAAATTCAATAACTTTGATATACACACTTCGCATTTATGTTAAATATccacttactaaatataaaagttAAGAAAATACAATAGCATAAGAACTTTGTAGAGACTTAGATTTAAGAGCGATTTCCCAAAGTAATACCAAATTGTTTAGTTGGGACATGGTACCATAAGAAATTGAGAAATAACGGACCATTTTCACTATTTTCTTCACCCTTTTTGTTTCACTTCTGTTTTCGTGACCCTTAGCGTACCGACAGCCGCCAGGATTAGTAGATGTATCgatcaaaaataatttttcctaATGGTGTAACCTAGTTATTAATGACGTGGATTAAGAATTTTGAGCTCTCAGGTTGAATCTTGAAAGCGACTTCTTTATATTGGGCATTGAGTAGTGTACAATATATTTCCTACACCTTTTATTTATTGTATAGTACTTGATGGTAATTactcctctgtctcaatttatttaatattttttattttttgagatttaaattttttaattttaattgtgtgtttgaacataaattttaaaaaatttcaaaataaaatatatatatctgaaaACTACACAAAAAGTACCATAAGTCactataattaataatttaaaatatttaaaagacatataaaaaaattaaatcaaGTATCAACTCATTTAACTTCGAAAAgcgaaaaatgtcaaaaaaaaattaatacggAGGGAGTATTAGAAGTTGTAAAGCTACATAGTTAAATTAGCTCAAAAGAGCCAAACAAAATGGAAATACATTAGCAGCAACTTtctgttgctttttttttttctgttttttttttccaaatttcactagtAAATATACAGTCACATTCTACAAACAGGCCAAGTAAACATGACAGTggggaaaaaaaaagaactaGCATACTTCCCTCAGTGACATGGTGAAGCAAGATAAAAGATATCCTTTGAAAAAATTTGAGGaataaaagagaaagaggaagaatCATCATTCATCTTTTGAATACATCAGGGAATCAACCAACTAATTTAAAATTGGTGTGTCAAATCAGACACAATTCATGTCCCCATAATTCCAACTCAAAAAATGGAGCGACAGAGAGGacaagtagtatgttgattatcAAACCACCTGTCCAAACACCTCGTATGAAAAAAATGCTTACAAGACAACTCACTCACTTTCTCCTCCCCTTTAAACCTATTTAAACACACACAACACTCCACCTGGTTACATCTATTCTTACACAAAGACTCATACCTTGTAATTGACACTCTTCTTTCTCTTGACCCGCTAactgattcttcttcttctaatgAATTGGGTTGATCCCAAGTAGCACCCATCATTTGAAATATTGATTTCAATAAGTTCTTGATTAACGCAGCTGATAAAACTGTGTTCATTACCAATACAGGTAGCATTCCTTCAGCTGGACTTGGAAAACTCGAAAGCCCCATTTTGTTATAGTACTCGTTATTATTGAAAATGGGTTGTTGAAATCTTGATTTTTAATGAAGAGTGTGGAGAGAAAAAGATGGAGAGGAGAAGCAGAGTAAATTCGAGCATAACACAGGTGTTTTATATTTGGTGTAGTACAAATTAAATATGGAATCGTGTGGTCTTAACCACGAATGGGTTTGACCAGGGGTTAAGATCATAACCAAATATTAGGTCAGCAAGCAAGACACGTGTAAGATTTCTGTGTGGGGGTGATTGATTAAGAATTGGGATTAATGTTTGGACCCTTTTTTTTCACTTGGGTAGTAAGTCGGGTTACTAACGAGAGGGCCACGTGTAACTTTGGCTTTTGGAAGAGCCAATAGCATTGTGCCTCATGGCAGAGTTAAGTGGTATTATACCATAGCCCATAGGGTTGTAATATAATATCAATTGTCACACTATTCATAACATACTAACATTGTTGATTTATCTCAAGTTTGTCTCAAACATATCTAGAAGGGGCAAGCAACACAGACACATTATCTAGGCATCCATCATTTCATATTTTATGGAGTCCGGCATTTTTGGaacctagaaaaaaaaatt
Encoded proteins:
- the LOC132642616 gene encoding probable E3 ubiquitin-protein ligase XERICO, producing the protein MGLSSFPSPAEGMLPVLVMNTVLSAALIKNLLKSIFQMMGATWDQPNSLEEEESVSGSRERRVSITRYESLCKNRCNQVECCVCLNRFKGEEKVSELSCKHFFHTRCLDRWFDNQHTTCPLCRSIF